The genomic interval TTCATACACATTGTAGCTCCCACAATAAATCTCTCATATTAGTTTGAATAGGCAGCTAGTCACACAGCAGGACAGTAAACAATAATGTTACAGTGCAGAATACTACAACACTGTTAAGGTGAGCCTGGTTCCTGTCAAAGAACAAGCGATCATGTGTAATGTAGttttgtgtaatgtaatgttgtagtACTACAATTTTTGTCACAGTAAGAATATGCCACAAATGTATTAACTGAAAAAGGCAATATAGGGACACTCAAGAAaagttgcttttttctttttctttagcTGAGACaacactcattttttaaaaagaaatgtgccAAATCATTTCCCCCCCAttctatttacatatttactacACATCGTTTGATTTGCCGGAATGATGGAAATGAATGGAGGTATGGACAAAGAGCTTTTACATGTGCATCAACGTGCATATGGATGTGATCAAGTTATATTTCCTTCATATGGATAAGTGTGCAATTGAATTCAAATTATTCCAGATTTGACCACATGACTGGCGTCTCAAACATGCTCAGAACTGGCTAGGTGCAGACGCTGACGCGTGGAACTCAAGCACTGATCTCTCAGGTGATAGGTGCTAATGCCTGGAACCCACCTGGAGGAGAGTGTTccaaatgaaagaaacagaCCCCTGGGCCACAATATATTCTGGTACTTGGATGAGCGTTTGTTCAGTAAACGTCAACAAATCAAATCTATCCTGCCAAATGAGCAGAGGAAAACACTACAGATAAGTGTGTTACATTTAATGTGGGTTCTATTTGCttcaaataaaggaaaacttTGTGGTTACAACACAATTTCAACTGACATGTTAGAAAGCAAACGGTGTAAAAATTACCAGTCTATGtgtcaatgtaaaaaataacacCATGATAAACATGCTATGTCCAAGCACTGTGCTTTAAGTATGACAGTAATCTTTGTGATTCTGCATCTAGTGATGGTTGCCAGGCAATGTggcctgtgctgtgatgtgctgtTGTAAATGCTTTATGTCctgttgttgctatggagactTGTGTGCTATATTCATTACCGATGTCTGGTTGCTGTCTCCTTATGTCTATCAACAGAATTTTGTTTCATCCACATTAGAATGTACAGACTTAAATCAAGACAGCACAGGATGTTAAAGAACAGTTACTAattgcactttttatttatgtagtcCTTAGTCAATATAATCAtagacatatattttttaaaaataatagtacTAGTAGAAATGTCTGTTCCTTCATATCTCTAGTTAAAAAGAGTTCAGGCCCAAGTAAGTTgtatgttttggaaaaaaaaacaaacaaaaaaaccttgacACTTAATTCCAAAGCACACAGAGAATATCTAATAAACACGCACGctcacgcgcgcgcacacacgcacgcacgcacacacgcgcgcacacacccagcACGTGCTGCACATGCGCTGTTCATCTCTCTCCCgtctctcctcgctctccccctcccctctctcttccccccagCCACACATCTTACACACACCCTCgtctcactccccccccaccccgtgtgtTCCTCCCCTCTTACTGCTGTCccagggggagggtggagggcgGGGGCGCCGAGTGTAGTTTGGCACTGGGGGGCAGAACAGACGAGGAGCAGGAGGATGAGGacgagcaggaagaggaagagcaggagcaggagcaggagcagaacGCCCCCGTCCCCGCGCTGCCgtcaggggcaggggcaggggctgaGGCGGAGgtcggggccggggccgggggtgCGTGGGGCTGGCCCTGGGGGTGCGGGTGCAGCTGCTGGGGCTGTATCTGGCCCTGCTGCAGCGGCTGCAGGTGGAAGCGCTGCGCGTGCTGCTGCGTCTGGGGCAGGTGCGCGCTCTGCGTcggcgggggggccgggggtgtGTGGCTCTTTTGCTGCTGCGGCAGCGGCTGCTGGTGCTGAGCGTCCGCGgcccccaccgcaccccactgcgccgtcccccccccgctcatGAACTGAGGGGGGGAGACGGCAGAGAGGGCTGCGgaagcaggggctgctgggagattCAGGGGGACAGGTGAGAACCAAGCAGGAGTGTTCTGTATGGAAGAGACATAACACAATTACACATGTATGCAATACACAACGTCTATATCAATCACCAGCCCTGCTATACATATACTTAACTGATAATTcaatcacaaacacagaaacacagcactgctgtatATGTAACTCACATTTCATGCAAGGAAGAGCTACAGGGgctactgtatttaaaatgggcTCATACTCTACCTCTGCAGCCTGGCCCCACCCTCCCAGCTCCTGCACCTGCTGAATTTGCTTAATCTGGTTGAGTGAGGGCTTCGGGGGGGTAGGACCCACAGTCTCTTTTGTCCAATCGTCCACCAGTTTGTGCAGCTCGTCTGTAAATGTGCTCTTCCTATTGGCTGAACCTTGGGACAGGGGACTGGGGCCtggaggagaagcagagagggacGGTTACCCCAGCGCTCCTGGTTTTCCTGCACAGGGGCGGCGCGGTGCGGCTGTTTGTGCTCTCACCGCTCTCAGTCGCCAGTGCCGCAGGGGTCCCCAGGGGGCAGTAATGAGGCAgtctgctctcctctccacccGAGAAGCTGCTGGACTGCTGGATCCCTgctacagagacagagatttatttattttttgtgacaattgtgttgtttttattattaatgtttatCTCACAGTTATGAATAGcatttacagacagacaggggcagagagagtgtgtgataaAGTCAAAAATAGTAGCAAAAACTACAGATGAATGACATTGGAATGCACAGGTGCTGAACATTAGAtccaaggcacttaacctgtcATAACCTGGTTATAACCCACATAAGCAcctaatatgaaaataaatgtaagctATACAAATCAAACAGTGCTGTAAGGCCATCTGAGCTCACAGCAAACATTTTCGAGCTGCTCAGCAGGAGGGAAACAGAGGCTGCTACCTGGGTGTGCGACTCCGTTGTTGTCCAGGTGTGAGTGAGGTCGAGTCCGAGACTTGCTTTTGCCTGGTCTGGGCCTCCggggggagagggcagggccTGCTGGGGGCAAGATGGGTGGGGTGcgaggcagggggaggggcaggggagggtgCTGGTCTTTGAGGGAGCGCAGCTGCCTGTAGAGCTCCTGGAGCTCTCTGTTCTGTTGGGCCTGCAGGGCACTCTGGCGAGGAACAGAGCCTCACAGGCGAGCGTACAGGGAGGCGTACAGGGAGGGTCAGGCAGAGCGGTACAGGAGGCGGCATACAGGAGAGGGAGGTACAGGAGAGCGGTACAGGGCAGAGCGGTACAGGGAGAGGGGTACAGGAGCGAGGTACGGCAGAGCGGTACAGGGAGTAAGGGGGTACAGGGAGAGGGGTACAGGCAGAGCGGTACAGGCAGAGCGGTACAGGGAGAGGGGTACAGGGAGAGGGGTACAGGCAGAGCGGTACAGGCAGAGCGGTACAGGGAGAGGGGTACAGGCAGAGCGGTACAGGGAGAGGGGTACAGGCAGAGCGGTACAGGCAGAGCGGTACAGGGAGAGGGGTACAGGCAGAGCGGTACAGGGAGAGGGGTACAGGCAGAGCGGTACAGGGAGAGGGGTACAGGCAGAGCGGTACAGGGAGAGGGGTACAGGCAGAGCGGTGCAGGGAGAGGGGCACAAGAAGAGATGGAAGTGAGAATGTGAGACATCAAATCATAAATATACCACTACATTATTCTTTGTGTATTTGCGCAAACCTCTACCCAAAAGAATCATGCTTCAAATTAGGGCTGCAACTAACAACAGTATTCATAATCGGTTAATCTGgtgattattttttcatttagctGGTTTACAGAATGTTTACTTTTGTTTCtgggaatataaaaaaatgtatattcaatAAAGGTTTTTATAAAGTGCATATAGCAGCATGTCTTTAACATGGTTATAATGTTCAAgtctggacaggccgccaatctaccgcagggcacacacaccattcactcacacactcattcttacgggcaattcagagtctccaattagcctacctgcatgtctttggactattCCTATTCCTGCTACATGCCTTTCCTGTTTTATCTGAGTAATCTTTTATTTGTAGATTCACGTTCTATACTGCGGTAGTTGTATTTTTCCTTGGGTTTTGTAAGAATTATTTGCATTGAGGTTGCAATACTGCTTTGCTTTGTCCTGCCAATTAACTATAATGAgccaatgtgtttgtgtgtgcatgctgtgtgttaCTCACTTCTCTCTCAATCGATGCAGTTCTCTCCTGAGCTCTTCGTCCTCCATTTCGCTttcatcatcgtcatcgtcgCTGCTgccatggggggagggggaggacacCCGGGGCAGGAGGGGGACTGCTAgcgccctcttcctctcctccttctccccgtccttccccctgctcctcctcctccctccctccaggtcCGGGGACACGGGCGAGCTGTCCGTCTGCCTGTCATCGGCACGGGCCTCCGCGTGGCTCACGGAGAAGCGCCCCACCTTCCTGTGCACAGCGGCCTGCgcagcagcagcctgctgcGGGCTCGCTTCAGCAGGAAGGGCCACCGGGGTcacctgggagagggggggaggagagagagaagagaaagacatAGATATCAAGTAAGCTGATTCTTTATGGGTATACATATACacgcatgtatgtatgttgaTTATCTTGTGTGAGTAGCTCACAgaagtatatttaaatataaaacaatgaaatatatcGCAATATACTGaagataattttaaaaatataggcCACGcctttttggaaaatacaatgataaatattttaCCACACTGTAATATTCTGAAACATAAAAGAGTCAACAATTTGTAAACATTcaatatattgtgaagtgtcGCAATATATGGATAATATGCTTATTGCAGTTTATCTGTGTAAAGGTATGTCCGATGCACATGGGGGTGATGTCACTCACCTGAAATCGGCCCATGCGAGAGTGACCCTGCAGGGGCGCAGGGTGCTCGCTCTCCTCCTTCAGGCTCTGGCTGCTGTTCGCCTCTGCTGGAGAAACCGGACGGGGGACAGACGGATGGACGGACAAACGAGCAGGTAAAGACGAGCACATAGGCACACGGACACAGACGGACGGTAACGCACGAAACATGTGCGGGTCgtcggacagacagacagacagacaggaaggacaCGGGAAggaacacgcagacacacacgcaaaagAAGAGCATTAACAGAAGACATAGCTCAAACTTAACTTCTTCATAACAGAATAACACTACTTAATGCTATACATCATCATTAGTTCATTATGATTTACAAACATGCACAGGcatttttgtgaatgtgaaCATTTTACATATATCTAAAGAGAAGTtatacaacaaaatatattaaaaatatataataataaagtgATGACATGCTGAAAGAGCAGGAGAGGTCCGAGGAACAGGGTGTGGGGTATGAGTGAGAGGACACACGGTGAactaaaaagggaaaaagaggaATGAGGAGGTTGGCATGGGAACAGTTTTGGGGAGTGAGCCACATTTTCACAATAATCAACAACCCCCCACATGTTCAGCCACACTCCCgcatgcaatcacacacactgcacacacacacacacacacgcgcacacacctacacacacccacatgcacaaacaaatcgccgctcacacacacgcgcactcaacctcacacacgcgctcacatacaggcacacacgtccacccacaccccctcacacgTGCATGCTCGTCTACACCCACATGTGTGCTGACACATtaaacatacaatacacacacacatacacactttcgTCCTctcacacaaatactgtacactTACGCTCGCAAAAACACCCatacactctcactcactcgcaaAACAGCATGTCCCGACCATGAGACAGCAGACACTGTTCACAGAACATGCATTCAGAACAGCCTTCATGGAACTGCATGTTCAGAAATACTCTAAAGCTCTAcactgcatgtatgtgtgtatacagatGCATACTTCCTATGTCAGATGTACCAGTTATAATGCTGAAAAAGATAACACACTGCAACAAGATACGATAACTTAAATAATTGCTGACAGTATTACACAATATTGATTAtcatcatatacacacacatacattctaaacacaacaacacaacatacacaaCAAGCAGGTGCATTCAGGCACGTGTTCACTTCGAATAGGAACAAAGCCTGTACTTGCACACGTATAACATCTACCGTACATATACTCCACATCAATCTTGCCAATGTCATATTGCACATGCAAGAGAATGCtagaaaatcataaaatgtgaCTTTCCTTACAGCCTTCCTACAGTAAGTATGAGAGAACACATAGTCACTGTGAAAGTCCTCTGTACATTATGAATTAAGTAAGAGTACTCAGAAAGCACGCTACATTTAACCATGATAGTGTACGATAAATCAGTGGAACCACCATCAGTTGTGAAGAACTGAAAATTTCCCAAAAGAGGATGTGACAGGACCCAGAACTGTTTCCTGCTAAACACTGATTAACCTGAGACAAGTTCAGATGAATGCCGCTTCCCCACTGGGCTCTGTGTGGCCTGCCTCAACCAAACTGGACAGTCAGTGTTCAGTCAGACAGGTTAGCCAAACACATCCACTGTAAATCCAACTTCATCTGAAAGGGACGGGGTTTCCAATGCATAGCAACACAGAGGCGCTTCTTCAAACATCTGCATTTTCTCCCACTTGTTACATTCTTCATCCAATaagttgtatttttatatacgCACTGGATGAGTTCAAGGAGACTGAGTAAAAAAGTGAGAAATGGGCAAAATCGCAGCCATGTGATCCAAAGCAATCGGGGACTGGTAAGTGCTTTCAATTTCACGGCACCTAACGTTAAACATCTGCTAAAATATGTTGCAAGATAGCTagatttctttattattaaatattgctGTTTATACAGTCTTTTCCTTATGAAGGAGGCATTATattgtgtctgagtgtgtaaaGTTACTGATTAGGCCAAGGTCGCTCTCCCATGTGCAACAGCCCTAACACtagcgctaacgctaaccctcATTATATGTGTTTGAAAGAACACACTGTACACCAGTTTCTCTGTTGTGACTGACACGCCCTCAGTAAGGTATGTTTGAGGATGTAAAAGCTGTGAGTCTGCAGTGCTGTAGACAGGTGTGAGTGGCACTGGAGCTAGCCCCGAGTCAGACTGCAACCTGACCAGTGGAGATCAGGCACTGCGGCGTGCTGTAAAACAGGCAAGACAGCTCTGATGCTCTGCACTGTAATGCAGGGACCACTGTGCAAAGGAAAACTGCGTAAGTTCGCTAACTGATCATTCAATGTATGCCGTACACTCCACATTCTCCTCTTAGCTAAATTCTCCACGGTCTCTatctcaaaattaaaaaaaaaagataaatattaaacaatgtATAAGACTATGgcaaaaaaagatattaaaataaTCACCCTATCCTAGACAGGCAAGATATTACATGAATCCAAATGAAACCAAACACAGAACCAGACAATCACATGACTGAAAATACAACGATAAATAAGATTATTGTTATAATCTCTGAAACAATTGGATAGTTACGACAAATCCAATCAACAAAACCAAATACAGACCTATAGAAACAGACCTACCACAATAACACTAATTACACAGAAATCTACAGATTGGTTTCAGAATCATATTCCCTCACactccattctctctcactctctctctctctcgctcgctcgctctctctcgctctccctcccccacactctctcgctctctctgtcagaAGAGAGTACCTTGCTGGACTCTGGGTTTCTTGAACAAGCTGGCAGAGTGACGTAGTTTGCACGCCCAGCTTTTGAATTTGCGAGTCCAGGATTTCTTGCTAACAGGATTTCTGATACTAGGACATGTCAGGTTTAGGCCAAAATATCCACCTCCTGCATTGAGCTGCTGCTGTCCGGGCCCAAGGGGGAGCGGAGGCTGACCGGAGAGGGGCCACGCGGCGTCTCCTGGGGAGCAGGCTTCGGAAAGAGGGGGGGCAGCCtggggaggggagcggaggggagCAGGGGTGGAAGGCAGACAGGGCAGGAAAGACTTGTGAGGAGGGGGGACACATTCAAACTGAGAGATAAAGAGCacagaataacaaaaacatataCTCTCACTTTGAGAGATTTTACATCCTgcgagtcacacacacatacacacacacacacacacacactgaaaaaagaCATCATTCACAAAGATGGAACTGCAAAGTTAGTTTGCCATTATACTTATAACTCAATATGGAATATGTGCTAGGAGagtaagagaaaaagagagaaaagatcAAGCGCTCCTGTAACCCACCCACATCCACAAAGCCCACTTACACAAACTGGGGGTTCGGCGGGAGAAGTTTGGTGTGCGGCCGCGTCTCTGTGTGGGGGCTGAGGGAGCGACTCCgaggggagggcagaggaggggggcggggcaggctcCGGCACCCCAGACACAGCCCCGGGGGACAGGGGACCCGCGCCCAACTCGCCGGCTTCCACCACCGCTTCCCTGTCCACGtcaggggaggtggaggaggagcgggaggtggaggaggaggtggtggaggaagaggagtgcgGAGAGGTGTCGGAGGTGAaggcggggggagggaaggagggccGCGGCGAGTGTGCGTCTGGGGCCGTGGAAGCGGTGGACGCCGTGGCGGAGGCCGCGgcggcgccccctgcaggcgcCCCCCCGCCGCTGTATTCCTGATACAGCAGGTTCCTCAGCTTCTCGTCCAGCGTTTTGATGCGATTGTCGACGTATTCGATTTTGGGGGGCCCCTCGCTGTCAGACTCTGCCACAGAGGAAGGCTGGActggggaggggctgagggTATGGGACACGGGGGGCAGGGAAGTGTCAGGGGCacagagcgggagggggggcagtggggtgtCAGacgaggggagggtgggggcagaaAGACTGGAGGTGTCTTCTCCGGTGGCGCTGGCCTCCCCTGCGGAGAGCTCCGACTCCGAATAGTACTGCGGTGTGTGCTGTAATAGCTGCTGGTGCAGAGCGTGTTGCTGCGGCACCTGTTGCCGTGGCAACTCAGACTGCGGCACCTGCTGCTGTGAGGAAAGCTGTTGGAAGACCTGTTGCTGTGGGTGATCTAGGGGAAGCTGCTGAGGGGGGTGCTGCTGAACCGACTGTTGCAATTGTACAGGCTGTTGTGGTAAAGATGGTGGTTGTTGTATATGAAGAGGTTGTTGTATTGACTGTTGTATTTGAAGAGGTTGTACTGACTGCTGTTGTAGGTCCTGTTGCTGCACTGCTTGCTGTTGGTACACTGCGTGCGGTGGCTGTGCAGATTCTTGCGCATGTTGCTGCAGCAGCGGTTGTTGGTGCGCCTGTTGAAGTAGGTCCTGTTGCATCGACTGCTGTTGTTGCATGTGAACTGTTTGTTGCTGAACCGCCtgtagctgctgctgcagtacctgctgttgctgttgtaacAGCTGACTCTGACTGTCTCTAGGTAACTGCACCTGTGCTTCTGCCTGCTGCTGTTGTAACTGCTCCATCTGCAGTGGTTGCAGTGACTGGTGTAAAATCTGCTGTTGCTGAAGATGCTGTTGCTGTAACTGTTCTTGGTAGAGCTTATGTAGTGACATTTGTATTTCCTGTTGGTGTTGCTCCGTAGGCAACTGCGATTTTAAGGATGACGGCTGTTGTATTTGTTGGGCCTGTATTGACTGTTGTTGCACAAATGATTGTTGTTGTACGGGCTGAGATTGTTGTACTGGCTGCTGCTGTAGGGATGGTTGCTGTATATGTTGAGGCTGCATTGACTGTTGTTGTAAGAATGGCTGTTGAACCATTGGTTGAGCCTGTACTGACTCTTGCTGTAGGGATGGCTGTTGTATTTGTTGATGCTGTACAGGCTGTTGCTGTTGGGAtggttgttgtatttgttgATGCTGTACAGGCTGTTGCTGTTGGGAtggttgttgtatttgttgATGCTGTACAGGCTGTTGCTGTTGGGAtggttgttgtatttgttgATGCTGTACAGGCTGTTGCTGTTGGGAtggttgttgtatttgttgATGCTGTACTGACTCTTGCTGTAGGGATGGCTGTTGTATTTGTTGATGCTGTACAAGCTGTTGCTGTTGGGAtggttgttgtatttgttgATGCTGTACAGACTGTTGCTGTTGGGAtggttgttgtatttgttgATGCTGTACAGACTGTTGCTGTAGGGgtggttgttgtatttgttgAGATTGTAATGACTGTTGTTCTATGGACTGTTGTTGTATATGTTGAGACTGCACTGAAGGCTGTTGTAACAATGCTTGTTGTAGTTGTAATTGTTGAGACTGTCCCAGTTGTTGCTGTAAGGATGACTGTTGTAGTTGTACTTGTTGAGGCTGTACTGACTGTTGTTGTAAGGATGTTTGCTGTGGTTGTACTTGTTGAGACTGTCCCAGTTGTAGCTGTAAGGACGTTTGTTGTACTTGTAGTTGTTGAGGCTGTACTGACTGTTGTTGTAAGGATGTTTGCTGTGGTTGTACTTGTTGAGACTGTCCCAATTGTTGCTGTAAGGACATTTGTTGTACTTGTAGTTGTTGAGGCTGTACTGACTGTTGTTGTAAGGATGTTTGCTGTAGGTGCATTTGTTGAGGCTGTACTGGCTGTTGTTGTAAGGAAGGTTGTTGTGGTTGTACTTGTTGAGACTGTCCTGGTTGTTGCTGTAAGGATGTTTGTTGTAGATGTACTTGCTGAGACTGTAGTGACTGCTGTTGTAAGGCCTGTTGTACTTGCTGAGGCAGTGCTGACTGTTGTAGGTATGGCTGCTGTATGGGGACAGGCTGTACTGGCTGCGGTAAGGATAGCGGTTGTGGCTGTACCTGTTGCTGCGGTAAGGACTGTGCTGGTATTTGTTGAGGCTGCACTGACTGCTGCTGTCTCTGCTGTACCTCTGCTTGCTGCTGAAGGCCAAAGTGTTGTGGGTAATCTTGCTTCTCTGACAGCTGCATGGACTGCTCCAGCGACCCGGTCGCGCGCAGCCGGTCCTGATCGCTCAGGCTCACAGGCTGAGGGGCAGCAGGGGAAGCGTGaatgggagaggaggaaggaggctGCTGCCGGTCTCTCTCAGACAGGGAACCCCCCGagaggggtgtgtctgtggggccCGGGGCCGTGGTGGAGCAGAGGCTGGGGGCAGGGAGTGAGGAACTGGTAGCTGTGGGAACAGGGACCGGGGGGCAGATGAGCCCGGTGCTGAGGTCGCGAGCGGGATGAGAGGCGTGGGCTGGGGAAGCAGGCGGGACAGAGCTAACAGCACTGGACAGAGAAGAGGCTGGGGCAGACACAGATTCAGACACCGCCGCTGGGGCGGCAGTTGCTGGGGCAGACATGGAGCAGGGGGCAGAAACAGTGGAGGCAGGGGCAGCAGAGCCGGGGAGAGATGCAGCAGCGGAGGCACTGATTCCGCTGAAGGACCCTGAACGCTGTGATCCATCAATGTCTACGGggacaggagagacagacacaagGTCACTCTTATCGCTGACCCGCAACATCACAACGCTGACATTTTTACTAAAGCCCAGACTGTGTGAGTGGCAGCGGCTGTGTAGGAGAGCAGTTTCCCACCTCGCTGAGCATCTCTGTCTGTGGGCTGCAGCGTAACGTTTTCTCCAGCACTGGGGGGTGTGGACGCCCCCTGGGTGGAGAGGGAGTCTCGGTGCCGAATCGTCTGGTTGATGAAGAAACGCCAGCGTCCCACAGGAGAGGACTGGGGCACCGACtccactgagacagagagagggggggccggggcgggTGCGAGGAACACAAGGGGCAGATCACATTTAAACCACGCCATACCTGACTTCTGTAACCCAATATGTCCTTAATACAACATTATTCCAGCTTTCAGAATGAACCAATGCTGCATTAAAGCTGCAATAGGGCCACAATGTAAAATTACGCCATTATGTATGCCATAACTTTGTGAATACTGTAATGGGACACAATTCCCCAAGTTCTCAAAAAGGATTTTCAAATTATCGTATCAAATTAATAACAAGCTCTATGGTATGGGTGAGCTACAGTGTGGGTCAGCGCTACAGTACGGGTGaacagaggtcagaggtgagAATAGCCAGGGAACATGTACTCACTGCCAGGGGCTGCAGGAGTGCTCACGTGCAGCTGCTCCACGGATCCGgtctgacagacacacagagacagagcagcatTAAAACTCACCTTAGCACAGGCAAACAttcagagacaggaagaggcaCAAACCACAGGAAGAATGCAAATCATAACAGGGTATTATTCAGCCCCAGAAGGCCCCTAATAACAGCCGTGTGCTGCCTTCTGTGGTGACAAGCAGCCAGTCATTCAAGCAGGGCCTGAAAACAAGAGAGACCATCTGCAAGGTGCAATGTCAGATTGTAATGGAGATCAGTGAAATAACAGAAGGGAAACCTGGAGCATGGCTTATGCAATGGTGCACACATAGaggcagtgtgcagtgctgcaCATCGTAGTGTATGGTTTTTGCAGAGTGCATGTTGAATAGAGGAAGGGCAttctgtgtgaggagtgtgAGGAGTGCGTGTTGCGCGTAtgcacacctgtggctgggtgtgAAGTATTTCCAGAGCTCTCTTCACAATTGCCCGCAGGTCCTCCACAAACTTCTCTTTTTCCGACTCCAGGACAAAGTCCTCCTCCACCTGTAACACAGTGTACCGCGTCACACCACCACaacatctccatctccatctcatGCAGTGTCACAAGCGCTGTTAGTGATATTTCACATCACACGCGCCCATGCCTCAGCTGCTCACCATGTAATCAGCGATGTCTTCGGGAGTGTCGCCCTCGGGGTCAAACTTGAAGGTGACCATCTTGTTACTGTGGGTCTCCAGCTGGCATTCCACCATGTTGTCCCCGCTGCCGGACACCTGTGTGGGCAGCAGGAGCAGCCAGAATAGCACCTCCTCCTTTCACAAACCTAacccttttttatttagtttttcttgCAACGTGGACTGCCCGGTCTTTTACCCGTCTGAATTCAGTGACATCCTCTGCCATTTCAGGAGTGTGTAGACTAGCACTGTGGCCCCCAAATCGTGTGTTGAGTGGCTGCTACTTCATTTCACTCTTTAGTCCAGTCTGCTGCACAACTGAACAGTGCGTACGCatgaatgagaatgtgtgtgtgtacatgcgtctATGTTACTGGAGAGCATCCAGTACTGCATCACAGCAGTGGTGCTCAAGTCGTTTGTAGTTAAACCACAGGCACAAAGGGGCTGAACGGTCTGTTCTCGTCATTACGTATTCTTCTGGACTCGTGTGCGAGTCTGTGCACCTGTGCACGAGAGAGCATTCGTGTTTACCTGGAGCATGCTCAATTGAAAGTGGGCGTTTTTCTCAGTCCTCTGATAGGAGGGTCTCCTCTGTGATTT from Anguilla rostrata isolate EN2019 chromosome 11, ASM1855537v3, whole genome shotgun sequence carries:
- the wnk3 gene encoding serine/threonine-protein kinase WNK3 isoform X8 — encoded protein: MATDPGEPTATEDSSEKPDGETEREAGSAREGGAGRQAGREAGTARESGGGRQREEGAEPKGDADGEGKEGAEQDGGAGRERERTRSTPYDFPSSRTEKRKGGGETGEEQGGVTPVGPLSASTPSSPAAQGHRPRRENKRFFRKSVELCEEEDEVEDTQGAPMSAPAAGLRSSDSVFAVGGAGQQAADAPTAASEGIAAQDAGKSAPASSSPAHRGRERDREQEEEAEMKAVATSPGGRFLKFDIELGRGAFKTVYKGLDTDTWVEVAWCELQDRKLTKAEQQRFKEEAEMLKGLQHPNIVRFYDSWESVLRGKKCIVLVTELMTSGTLKTYLKRFKVMKPKVLRSWCRQILKGLQFLHTRTPPIVHRDLKCDNIFITGPTGSVKIGDLGLATLMRTSFAKSVIGTPEFMAPEMYEEHYDESVDVYAFGMCMLEMATSEYPYSECQNAAQIYRKVTSGIKPASFDKVADPEIKEIIEGCIRQNKSQRLSIRDLLTHAFFGEDTGVRVELAEEDTGLQDCLALRIWVEDPKKLKGKHKDNEAIEFSYDLENDSAEEVALEMVKSGFFHESDAKVVGKSIRDRVTLIKRSRERRQQQLLQFGPEERRDSSALPSYTCPHPSCPSSQGPGAAVGQGDGEELPEVDQHVRLQHVYSGTAAGPTEGESVPSVSCESAASGPNQVFPPRGESGLHQGLPYAHVQSGYHAATSAVQSTGGVAHPQMLPLGQSGGIPAGQSGGAPVMPIGQSGGATVMPIGQSLTQPVILAAPVSPGIPQQYPQETQGPSSTDKQSSSSSVPANGEELQLLLANGEESQLLLANGKLEKMKSQRRPSYQRTEKNAHFQLSMLQVSGSGDNMVECQLETHSNKMVTFKFDPEGDTPEDIADYMVEEDFVLESEKEKFVEDLRAIVKRALEILHTQPQTGSVEQLHVSTPAAPGMESVPQSSPVGRWRFFINQTIRHRDSLSTQGASTPPSAGENVTLQPTDRDAQRDIDGSQRSGSFSGISASAAASLPGSAAPASTVSAPCSMSAPATAAPAAVSESVSAPASSLSSAVSSVPPASPAHASHPARDLSTGLICPPVPVPTATSSSLPAPSLCSTTAPGPTDTPLSGGSLSERDRQQPPSSSPIHASPAAPQPVSLSDQDRLRATGSLEQSMQLSEKQDYPQHFGLQQQAEVQQRQQQSVQPQQIPAQSLPQQQVQPQPLSLPQPVQPVPIQQPYLQQSALPQQVQQALQQQSLQSQQVHLQQTSLQQQPGQSQQVQPQQPSLQQQPVQPQQMHLQQTSLQQQSVQPQQLQVQQMSLQQQLGQSQQVQPQQTSLQQQSVQPQQLQVQQTSLQLQLGQSQQVQPQQTSLQQQSVQPQQVQLQQSSLQQQLGQSQQLQLQQALLQQPSVQSQHIQQQSIEQQSLQSQQIQQPPLQQQSVQHQQIQQPSQQQQSVQHQQIQQPSQQQQLVQHQQIQQPSLQQESVQHQQIQQPSQQQQPVQHQQIQQPSQQQQPVQHQQIQQPSQQQQPVQHQQIQQPSQQQQPVQHQQIQQPSLQQESVQAQPMVQQPFLQQQSMQPQHIQQPSLQQQPVQQSQPVQQQSFVQQQSIQAQQIQQPSSLKSQLPTEQHQQEIQMSLHKLYQEQLQQQHLQQQQILHQSLQPLQMEQLQQQQAEAQVQLPRDSQSQLLQQQQQVLQQQLQAVQQQTVHMQQQQSMQQDLLQQAHQQPLLQQHAQESAQPPHAVYQQQAVQQQDLQQQSVQPLQIQQSIQQPLHIQQPPSLPQQPVQLQQSVQQHPPQQLPLDHPQQQVFQQLSSQQQVPQSELPRQQVPQQHALHQQLLQHTPQYYSESELSAGEASATGEDTSSLSAPTLPSSDTPLPPLPLCAPDTSLPPVSHTLSPSPVQPSSVAESDSEGPPKIEYVDNRIKTLDEKLRNLLYQEYSGGGAPAGGAAAASATASTASTAPDAHSPRPSFPPPAFTSDTSPHSSSSTTSSSTSRSSSTSPDVDREAVVEAGELGAGPLSPGAVSGVPEPAPPPSSALPSESLPQPPHRDAAAHQTSPAEPPVCAAPPLSEACSPGDAAWPLSGQPPLPLGPGQQQLNAGGGYFGLNLTCPSIRNPVSKKSWTRKFKSWACKLRHSASLFKKPRVQQAEANSSQSLKEESEHPAPLQGHSRMGRFQVTPVALPAEASPQQAAAAQAAVHRKVGRFSVSHAEARADDRQTDSSPVSPDLEGGRRRSRGKDGEKEERKRALAVPLLPRVSSPSPHGSSDDDDDESEMEDEELRRELHRLREK